A portion of the Lolium rigidum isolate FL_2022 chromosome 1, APGP_CSIRO_Lrig_0.1, whole genome shotgun sequence genome contains these proteins:
- the LOC124683484 gene encoding putative cellulose synthase-like protein D5 gives MSNDYTNYTVFMPPTPDNQPGAAQAGASGSGGPNKPGLPPYSSGSKVTNRRGGDDGAAGGGSKMERRLSTAHVASPSKSLLVRSQTGDFDHNRWLFDTKGTYGIGNAYWPQDDNPYANEDGTGMGGGGDGGVKMEDLIDKPWKPLSRKVAISPSILSPYRLLVLVRFVSLLLFLVWRATNPNPDAMWLWGISIVCEYWFAFSWILDQMPKLNPINRAADLAALREKFESKTPSNPTGRSDLPGLDVFISTADPYKEPPLVTANTLLSILATDYPVEKLFVYISDDGGALLTFEAMAEACAYAKVWVPFCRKHSIEPRNPDAYFNQQGDPTKGKKRPDFVKDRRWIKREYDEFKVRINDLPEAIRRRAHAMNARERKIAREKAAASSEAAPAPVKATWMADGTHWPGTWLDSAPDHGKGDHASIVQVMIKNPHFDVVYGDAGEHAYLDFTDVDVRIPMFVYLSREKRPGYDHNKKAGAMNAMVRASAVLSNGPFMLNFDCDHYVYNCQAIREAMCYMLDRGGDRICYIQFPQRFEGIDPSDRYANHNTVFFDGNMRALDGLQGPMYVGTGCLFRRYAIYGFNPPRVTEYHGVVGQTKVPIDAHTRSAAGDEELRPLTDHPDHEAPQRFGKSKTFVESIAVAEYQGRPLQDHPSVRNGRPPGALLMPRPPLDAATVAEAVSLISCWYEDSTEWGLRVGWIYGSVTEDVVTGYRMHNRGWRSVYCITKRDAFRGTAPINLTDRLHQVLRWATGSVEIFFSKNNALCASRRLMFLQRMSYLNVGIYPFTSLFLIMYCLLPALSLFSGQFIVATLDPTFLCYLLLITTTLILLCLLEVKWSGIGLEEWWRNEQFWVIGGTSAHLAAVLQGLLKVTAGIEISFTLTAKAAAEDDDDPYAELYLIKWTSLFIPPLAIIGINIIAMVVGVSRCVYAEIPQYSKLLGGGFFSFWVLAHYYPFAKGLMGRRGRTPTLVYVWAGLISITVSLLWITISPPDDRISQGGIEV, from the exons ATGTCGAACGACTATACCAACTACACGGTCTTCATGCCGCCCACGCCGGACAACCAGCCAGGGGCCGCGCAGGCCGGGGCGTCTGGGTCCGGGGGCCCTAACAAGCCGGGATTGCCGCCCTACTCGTCAGGCTCCAAGGTCACGAACCGTCGAGGCGGCGACGatggcgcggccggcggcggcagcaagaTGGAACGGCGGCTATCCACCGCGCACGTGGCGTCACCGTCCAAGTCGCTGCTGGTGCGGAGCCAGACGGGGGACTTCGACCACAACCGGTGGCTGTTCGACACCAAGGGCACGTACGGCATCGGGAACGCGTACTGGCCGCAGGACGACAACCCGTACGCCAACGAGGACGGCACCggcatgggcggcggcggcgacggcggcgtcaagATGGAGGACCTCATCGACAAGCCCTGGAAGCCGCTCAGCCGGAAGGTTGCCATTTCTCCGAGCATCCTCAGTCCCTATAG GTTGCTCGTCCTGGTGCGGTTCGTGTCGCTGTTGCTCTTCCTGGTATGGCGCGCGACGAACCCTAACCCGGACGCCATGTGGCTGTGGGGGATCTCCATCGTGTGCGAGTACTGGTTCGCCTTCTCCTGGATTCTCGACCAGATGCCCAAGCTGAACCCCATCAACCGCGCCGCCGACCTCGCCGCGCTCCGGGAAAAGTTCGAGTCCAAGACGCCGTCCAACCCAACCGGCCGCTCCGACCTGCCGGGGCTCGACGTgttcatctccaccgccgacccaTACAAGGAGCCGCCGCTCGTCACCGCAAACACACTGCTCTCcatcctcgccaccgactacccgGTCGAGAAGCTCTTCGTCTACAtctccgacgacggcggcgcgCTTCTCACCTtcgaggccatggcggaggcATGCGCCTACGCCAAGGTGTGGGTGCCCTTCTGCCGCAAGCACTCCATCGAGCCACGCAACCCCGACGCCTACTTCAACCAGCAGGGCGACCCGACGAAAGGCAAgaaacggccggacttcgtcaaggACCGCCGCTGGATCAAGCGCGAGTACGACGAGTTCAAGGTGCGCATCAATGATCTCCCGGAGGCTATCCGCCGCCGCGCCCACGCTATGAATGCCCGCGAGCGCAAGATCGCCCGCGAGAAGGCTGCCGCCTCGTCCGAGGCTGCCCCGGCGCCCGTGAAGGCCACCTGGATGGCCGACGGCACGCACTGGCCCGGCACATGGCTCGATTCCGCCCCCGACCACGGCAAGGGCGACCATGCCAGCATCGTCCAG GTGATGATCAAGAACCCTCACTTCGACGTGGTGTACGGGGACGCCGGCGAACACGCATACCTGGACTTCACGGACGTGGACGTGCGCATCCCCATGTTCGTCTACCTCTCGCGCGAGAAGCGGCCGGGGTACGACCACAACAAGAAGGCGGGCGCCATGAACGCCATGGTGCGAGCGTCGGCGGTCCTCTCCAACGGCCCCTTCATGCTCAACTTCGACTGCGACCACTACGTGTACAACTGCCAGGCCATCCGGGAGGCCATGTGCTACATGCtcgaccgcggcggcgaccgcATCTGCTACATCCAGTTCCCGCAGCGCTTCGAGGGCATCGACCCCTCCGACCGCTACGCCAACCACAACACCGTCTTCTTCGACGGCAACATGCGCGCCCTCGACGGCCTCCAGGGGCCCATGTACGTCGGCACCGGATGCCTCTTCCGCCGCTACGCCATCTACGGCTTCAACCCGCCGCGCGTCACCGAGTACCACGGCGTCGTCGGCCAGACCAAGGTGCCCATCGACGCGCACACGCGCTCCGCCGCCGGGGACGAGGAGCTCCGCCCGCTCACCGATCACCCGGACCACGAGGCGCCGCAGCGGTTCGGAAAGTCCAAGACGTTCGTCGAGTCCATCGCCGTGGCCGAGTACCAGGGCAGGCCGCTGCAGGACCACCCATCGGTCCGGAACGGACGGCCGCCCGGCGCGCTGCTCATGCCGCGCCCGCCGCTCGACGCGGCCACCGTGGCCGAGGCCGTCTCATTGATCTCCTGCTGGTACGAGGACAGCACGGAGTGGGGGCTGCGCGTGGGCTGGATCTACGGCTCCGTCACGGAGGACGTGGTGACGGGGTACCGGATGCACAACCGCGGGTGGCGCTCCGTGTACTGCATCACCAAGCGCGACGCCTTCCGCGGCACGGCGCCCATCAACCTGACCGACCGGCTCCACCAGGTGCTCCGGTGGGCGACGGGGTCCGTGGAGATCTTCTTCTCCAAGAACAACGCGCTGTGCGCGTCCCGGAGGCTCATGTTCCTGCAGCGCATGTCGTACCTCAACGTCGGCATCTACCCGTTCACCTCCCTCTTCCTCATCATGTACTGCCTCCTGCCGGCGCTCTCCCTCTTCTCCGGCCAGTTTATCGTGGCCACGCTCGACCCGACCTTCCTCTGCTACCTCCTCCTCATCACCACCACGCTCATCCTGCTCTGCCTGCTGGAGGTCAAGTGGTCGGGCATCGGGCTGGAGGAGTGGTGGCGCAACGAGCAGTTCTGGGTCATCGGTGGCACCTCCGCGCACCTCGCCGCCGTGCTGCAGGGCCTGCTCAAGGTCACCGCCGGCATCGAGATATCCTTCACGCTCACGGCCAAGGCGGCcgcggaggatgacgacgaccccTACGCGGAGCTCTACCTCATCAAGTGGACGTCGCTCTTTATCCCGCCGCTCGCCATCATCGGCATCAACATCATCGCCATGGTGGTGGGCGTGTCGCGCTGCGTCTACGCCGAGATCCCGCAGTACAGCAAGCTGCTGGGCGGCGGATTCTTCAGCTTCTGGGTGCTGGCGCACTACTACCCATTCGCCAAGGGGCTCATGGGACGCCGCGGCCGCACGCCGACACTCGTCTACGTCTGGGCGGGGCTCATCTCCATCACCGTCTCCTTGCTCTGGATCACCATCAGCCCGCCCGACGATCGGATCTCCCAGGGCGGCATCGAGGTGTGA